The DNA segment ACTTGATAGTaggtaaaatacgaaaaaagaATCACGATTGTCAGCAATGTGTCGATGCCGCTGTTGTTTACCTTGTCATTGAGGGTATTATTAACCCACCAGATTGGTTGCTTCGCttcttaaataatttataacatacACTCAGATTTAGAAACTATAAAAGAAAGGTTCACTTCGTTGAATCCTACCGGTGATGTCAAAAAGATGTGGATTCTTCAAAAAgctaaaagtttgtaaaaatgtatgcaGTCGACAAAATAAGGGATGGGAAAGTGGGCGcattcaaacatgtttaataccGCCTCATTTTGACCCTATCTCAAGTCTGGAGCATGTAGTCCAGTGGATGCCGTTTGTTTATGTCTTCAATATGTTTTGTtcgtaaattattttattatatataaggTTGTCAAAGGATACTATTGTAAGTCCTTATTTTGGTGACCTGTACTTATATGAAGCAGAATATATagcatttataaaaacaatagttcacacgATGTAATGGtttcgccttctttacttatcattgctattatgttgatagtcctacatataaagctttactacaattatcacataaacttaacatgcctttatccaagaaaatgaggtctaggtcatataaaccaaacaagaaatacatgcacaccttacaattattcaataaactaaatatagttgacctataattgcttaaagTTTCTACGAAACagacttaacattgaccaatgaaacatgaaaatgagaaCATGGTAAGATGAACCataccaggcagacatgtaaagctaacaattcttccatacaacgaATACAGTTGACCCATTGctcatagtttaagaaaaacagaccaaaaaacaaaaccttaacactgagcaatgaaccttgaaaatgatgtcaaagtcaaataaaacctgcgagactgaaatgtacatcataaaatatttccttaCACCAAATACAtctgacctattgcatatagtattacaaaaagaccaaaactcaaaaacttaattttgaccactgaaccatgaaaatgaggtcgaggttTACTTAGATAACACATGCCAGCAAGACATGTAGACCTTACaataattccatacaccaattatcaTATACCTATTGCATAAATATacgaaaaacagaccaaaacacaaaaacttaactttaaccacCGATTGAAAACTATCTGACGGacaaggtacacacatacaaAATATAGTTATCATATTACTCATAACAAGAGTAATATGATAAAAAGTAGCCACTGAACTATGAAACTGAGGTCGAATGGACATGTGACAGACAGAAACTTCGTATTACATGGTGCATCTATGTATACAGTATGAAGCATCTAGGTCCTCGATCTTCTACAAtacaaagcttttaaaaagttagctTACGCCGCCGCCGCTGGATCACTATTCCTAAGTCGAGCTTTCTGCGTCAAAAAACGCAGGCTCGGCAAAAACTAattcttttgaaaatcaatGGGCCAATAGCAATTAATGGCGATTTCAAAACCCCATACAAACGATTCACATTTAAGTTTCTCGTCTGGCGAAAATGGGGGTATAAGTGACACATAATTTCCGTTGTAGCTCTTTGAAAAATCCGATAATCGTCTTTTTGTCagcatctacatgtacatgatacTGGGTTAATCCTGTATGGACAGACATTCTTATACAACTGACTGACTTGGTCGGACGAATAAAAAAGCTGCTAGATACAATAATTGATCTGACTGGCCACATCATCATCTCTAATTTGTTTCAGCAGTACGTtccataatttatttatttttaatttgggGGCTTAAAAGGGTATTCTTAGAGCGCTATAGTGATGCTTTTATTAAAATCTTACAGCACATACTATTTATGTATGGATAACATATTGAGAAATAGGTGTTAACCTTGCAATCAACAATCATACAATTCTTCTCATTTTGACCAATGACACCCACCAAAGATAAACTATGACAATTGGTGTCCCTTTAATGCCTGTAACATATTATAACTTGCATTTTAACAAAAAGAGAGAGTGAATTCTACTGATAATAGAAACACTCATCTGAATGCATagttcaaaaagtttaaattgtatTGCACAAGACTACTGTTTTCCGTATGACTTTTCTTCATTTTGAGGCCATCATATGAACGAattctgaaaagaaaagaaaaagaaaggtAACTGGAGTAAAATCTTCATAAGACAGATTATTCATTAAAAAGCAGTGTAACATTAAGTGTGTGAAATtaactataatattttttaataaatgatttttgtacaaaacaaaattgtttaaatgtcgTTGAGTTGATCGAAAATTTCAAtttcgttgtttttttatgCTGGAATTGGAGTCGGGAACACGTCACATCaaatttccattatattgatTATAAGAAATATTGCAGCGAaactttttacctttttttatattaacttatCCTTCTATTACAGAGCCCCTTAAGTGCCAAAAATGAAAGTTAATATATTTGTACGTGCGAATTTAAattttgtgcgcacaactttAAATCATGAGCGCACCACTTGAAATCTTGTGTGCACAATTTTTAATCTGGTCTTTGAATGATTGCAGATAACATACGATGTTTGTATTACAGTGAACGATATATTGCATTtgtcttataattacattttatgtatgtttcattataatagtTTATTccgattggctaactgcacatcacgtgttattcctcAAGCaatgcatcactcaataaaacttacCATCCACGATAACGCGTGGCCCCACAATAAaatgcacaggtgaattaaatatttttttttttataaaattcgtgttttcattatcatttagggttgtaaaagcgttgaccgtggtcacatttttagaatgaagcggtTCCGCGCTtcaaacaaaatgtacttcggtcaacgcttttacaccccaatgaagttacaaaaagaaacatgcaattcttaaaaaaagatCATGCTGTTgttgacaaataaaacaaaattcatttgaacTCAAACTAGAAAATCAGATCTTATTTTAATTGATGTTACTTCAAAGTTGCTTTGACATAAAGAAGATAAAAGGTACCAAGTCTACACATTCATAACACCATTCATGCAAAGAGATTGTTGACTACATGGTTAATTAATGTAAACCGCATATCTAATATGAGTTGTTTTATAGCAGTATatttacacatttaaaaaatgacgtatctttttttgtaattcccGAAAAGGCTTATGTACCATATCTTGCAACGGACTATTTGTACAGTGTTATCATGGTTCGTGTgatacttttttctttatttttccgGCGATATCCTCTTATCTTAACTGACAATTTCCCCGAAACTGTTGAAAAATAAGGTGTAAATGTTAGTGCTGcactattttaaaaaaggggcgaaagataccagagggacattcataCTCGTATGTCAAAAATGAACACAAAACGTCATGGCGAAAAAAGAGgaagaaaaagacaaattatagacaaacaatagaacacaacacacaccatagaaaactaaagacttaacCACATAAACTTTCATGTTATATTCTTCGGTTGATAAACGTTCAGCATGAATGACAAGAGAAAAAATACCAGAACAAAAGTTGGTCAAACATGTGGCGATTTGAGAATTTATGGTACTTACTTATTAAGATCTTGAATGCAATACATATTGAATAACCTCTATTTATACCTTCATAGTGAACTTGTCCATCACCGTCCTTATCAGCAGCTCTGATCATTTCATCAATTTCAGTTTCACTTAATTCTTCTCCCAAATTTGACATTGCTTTCCGGAGTTCATCTGCATCTATAATGTCATCTCCATTTTTGTCGAATGCTTTGAAAGCTTCCCGAAGTTCTTCATGCGAATCTGTTTCCTTCACTGTCCTTGCCACAAGAGATAAGAAATCAGGAAAGTCTATAAGTTCTTCCCCTGTTTAAACAAAAGAAAGTGAAGATGATCGATATGGACAAAATACACATTTTGATACACAATGAAAACTCAAAAGTAAGAACATTACTGTAGATTTCCAGCAGAATACCTGTATAGATGGTTTAAGTTAATGAATACGTTGACGTTCTCTCCCTAACTTGTTTCTCAGTGTGTTTATTTCTTATAGTGGACATTAAGTtgcgaaagaaaaaaaatcctatgtaTTCTTGCCGTATACGTTGTTAACacattgtgactttttttttaaagcaagacTTAgtgcttttgttttgtttcaatctaattaaatacCGATCTGTCATCCCTTCCGTTTTCTGAGCTCCacgcgacatatcagaaaatGGGAGCGATGAGTGCtcgtttttcttttaattagattggttttgttttgttttatctataattaagATTCAGTTTAGAtatactgtttgttttgtttccgTATACTGATGATAACACTGCTGTATCGAGTCTCTTTGAAGGTAATATCTTCTTACTTTTGAGTGACGGACGGTAATACTTCATATATTAACTTAAGCAGTTCTTTGAGCTCACTTTCCGGAAATGTATtcgaaatgttttgtttatgtttgtaaTGCTCTTACTTGAGAGTTTTTCTCTATGGTAATGGTAGTCTCAACACTGATCGAGAATAAAAGCGGTGGATTGATCTAAACATAAATCGTATGTTACTCCGTCAACTATATATTACGTGAGAAAATTCGTCTGAAGTTGTCATTACTTATTCGactatcttcttttttaatttgttttaatatgtcaaattattttcaaGATATACCAGTCAACCAGAAAGACACGCACAACACACATTTATGTTTGTCCAAAGATCACATCAGCTCATAGTAGACttatatgtatgtgcctgtcccaagtcaggagcctgtaatgtaatggttgtcgtttgtttatgagttacatatttgtttttcgttcatttttttttatataaataaggccgttagttttctcgtttgaattgttttacattgtcatttcgggactttttatagctgactatgcggtattggctttgatcattgtagagggtcgtacgatgacctataattgataatttctgtgtcagtttggtctcttgtggacagttgtctcattggcaatcataccacatcttcttttcataTTAGCATGGAAAGggttaattgtattttttgtataaattttctatcaaatttcaCATCAGTACATGTGTTTCAGTAATGGTTTGGTTTGTAATAAAATACGTTAAGACATTAAAATGTCCAATGAACAATCCagattttaaactgatttttcccCCTTTTacgttgtttttctttttgcacCTTCAACTACTAGCAAGCTCACATCAAACATAAACATATAACGAGAGCAGTATACCATTGCTTTCAGGATCAGCATAAGCATGTGTCATTTCTTTCAATTCCTGGTTTGTAGGATTCTGTCCTAAAGCCATCATAACTGTTCCGAGATCTTGAATACTGATTGATCCATCCCCGTCAGTGTCAAAGGCACGGAAAGCTTCATAATATTCTGTGAAATAAACAATTCTGACTTGTATtggttttttaaaataaaagcatttCTGTATACGGTTTTCTTTCCTTTCTCtcagtttaaatgaaaatactatatttcagatattaaaacacatttaaacatAAAGAGATATAAAAGGTGTTAATATCAAGTGTTGGCTTGTAATCTTACTATATTCATCGAGGAGTTAAAAATGTACTTCTCaatcatttgtaaaacaaagaaaaaacaatgcAAAGGATCATACCTGCTATTTGTTCTTCTGTAAGTTGGTCAGCCTAcaatataaatttgtaaatgaaaacaCGCCGCTTTAatggaaaatggaaaaaaaacgaTGCTTTTATACAGACTcaactatttttaaaacaaacaaacaaacaaacaaacaaacaaaaaagaagatgatttACGGTTGTGAACGAAAGAACTGTCCATTAAAGTTCACGTGCAAGTTATCAGCTTGAGATCACCAAACAGACTCAGCTCATACTATATGTATTttgaagtttagtatgacgtccattatcactaaactagtatattcacttttgtttaggggccagcttaaggacgcctccgggtgcgggagctTCTCGCTGCAtcgaagacccattggtggtcttcggCTTGAAATTCACTGTGATAATAATATCACTCGCCCTTCTTATTTGAAACCGTTTCAAAaggcaaaactttttttcattttttgtgatGTCCAAATAAACAACAcgtcttttgttttccttttgtaTTGTCTCTGTTAAAAATCGCGATTGACAATGCCAGATATTGATCCAAAAAGACCCTTAAAACACCCACATATATGTTAACCAAATAAGtatataaattgtgacttaCCATCTtctatatcatttgtaaaagtaGTATATAAGATCAAACTGTCTACCGatttaatttaacattgttCCCCCATTCATATTCATTGACAAGAGTATACATCTACTTAAAAGACCATTCTAATCTTATCGGTAAACTCGTCCTATTTCACTTGTAAAGATTTTGCTTATATTTGTGCTAAAACCCATATACACAGAGATCACACTCTACTGAGCacttattgaaattttattttctcaaaTGCACAGTtgttaaaagattttataacatatttacatataaatgacaaatatatatagcaTTGAACAATCAAACGAAAAGTCCGAGATTGTTTAGTCGAAATTCTATAAGAAATGTTTGAACATTGAATGTAcacaacagaaaatttaataacattgGGATATCGagtgatgtttttttaaatggcaaTCAACATTGGTTTTCTTGAGGTGGTTGACTAAAATCATATATCTTTTTATCTGTTGTTGTCAGATTCAAGCTTAGCAATGAAAGGTGTAGATTTAAACACATAGTTTGAGGATAAAGCAATGGGGGCGAACTGTATAAACCTTCCTACGTGATATTTaagttcatataaaataaaccaCCATCCATTTTGAACGTACATGTCTATGTAATAGGTTTTTATCCGAATCGTTTGAGAACTTCTACTATTTTTCGTATGTGTATCAGTGTTGGAATATACAGATTAGTAATAACCCTTCAGAAATTGTATATGATTATCAATATAACATGGGCGAatgcagtttaaaaaaaaagagctaaAGACCAGACTGTTCATTCTGACatagattaaacaaaataatgccatcttcaaattttcaaacaacaCAGATTGCATTCAGATCTATGATGATTATAATATCTGTTTACATGAATTGTCATATTTATAGATTAActtttcagagatttttttcgaaattcaAATGATTTCTTCCCCCTTACCGTATTTGGAAAA comes from the Mytilus trossulus isolate FHL-02 chromosome 3, PNRI_Mtr1.1.1.hap1, whole genome shotgun sequence genome and includes:
- the LOC134711870 gene encoding calmodulin-like isoform X2 produces the protein MKTRQVNQTIKETCLKVYVFLSVNEADQLTEEQIAEYYEAFRAFDTDGDGSISIQDLGTVMMALGQNPTNQELKEMTHAYADPESNGEELIDFPDFLSLVARTVKETDSHEELREAFKAFDKNGDDIIDADELRKAMSNLGEELSETEIDEMIRAADKDGDGQVHYEEFVHMMASK
- the LOC134711870 gene encoding calmodulin-like isoform X3, encoding MVVKYLAGADQLTEEQIAEYYEAFRAFDTDGDGSISIQDLGTVMMALGQNPTNQELKEMTHAYADPESNGEELIDFPDFLSLVARTVKETDSHEELREAFKAFDKNGDDIIDADELRKAMSNLGEELSETEIDEMIRAADKDGDGQVHYEEFVHMMASK
- the LOC134711870 gene encoding calmodulin-like isoform X1, which codes for MVVKYLAGVCTGILNFPKSMKTRQVNQTIKETCLKVYVFLSVNEADQLTEEQIAEYYEAFRAFDTDGDGSISIQDLGTVMMALGQNPTNQELKEMTHAYADPESNGEELIDFPDFLSLVARTVKETDSHEELREAFKAFDKNGDDIIDADELRKAMSNLGEELSETEIDEMIRAADKDGDGQVHYEEFVHMMASK
- the LOC134711870 gene encoding calmodulin-like isoform X4: MADQLTEEQIAEYYEAFRAFDTDGDGSISIQDLGTVMMALGQNPTNQELKEMTHAYADPESNGEELIDFPDFLSLVARTVKETDSHEELREAFKAFDKNGDDIIDADELRKAMSNLGEELSETEIDEMIRAADKDGDGQVHYEEFVHMMASK